CTCACCGCGGTGGCCGCGGCGGCCCCAGCCGACACGGCGGTGCGCCGCATCGTCCGGCACAACCTGGCCAACATCCGGTTCACCGAGATCACTCCGGAGCGGGCCCGGGTGTCGTCGTACTTCACGGTGTTCACCGAGATCGGGCTGGACCACTACGGCCGCTACCGGGACGACCTGGTGCCGGTCGAGGAACCGGACGGCACGGCTTGGTTGATCCGGCACCGCTTCGTGTCGACGGACTGGAGTGCCCCGAACTCGACGATGGCCGGATAGGGCAGGATCGGCAGGCATGGTGTCTGATTCCGCCGGCCGCGTGGTGCTGCTCGACGGCGCCAGCATGTGGTTCCGATCCTTTTTCGGCCTGCCGTCCTCGCTGAAGGCACCCGACGGCCGGCCGGTCAACGCGGTGCGCGGATTCTTCGACGCAGTCGCCACGGTGATCACCCAGCAGCGGCCCTCGCGGCTGGTGGTGTGCCTGGATCTGGATTGGCGCCCGCAGTGGCGGGTGGACCTGGTCCCGTCGTACAAGGCGCACCGGGTCGAGGTCGAAACCCCCGGCCCCGCACCCGATATCGAAGAGGTGCCCGACGAGCTGACCCCGCAGGTCGAGATGATCTTCGAACTGCTCGACGCCTTCGGCATCGTCACCGGCGGCGCCGCGGGTTACGAGGCCGACGACGTCCTGGGGACGCTGGCCGCCCGCGAGCGGCGCGACCCGGTGGTGGTGGTCAGCGGTGACCGCGACCTATTGCAGGTGGTCGCCGACGACCCAGTGCCGGTGCGGGTGCTGTACCTGGGCCGCGGGCTGGCCAGGGCGACGCTGTTCGGCCCCGTCGAGGTCGCCGAGAAGTTCGGGCTTCCGGTGGAGCGGGCCGGCGCGGGCTACGCCGAGTTGGCGCTGCTGCGCGGCGACCCCTCCGACGGGCTGCCCGGAGTGCCGGGCATCGGCGAGAAGACCGCCGCCACCCTGCTGTCCCAGCACGGCTCGCTGGCGGGCATCGTCGACGCCGCCCAGGACCCGAAATCCGGGATGGCCAAAGGTATTCGGGCCAAGTTGGCGGCCGCGCAGGATTATCTGAGCGCCGCCGAACCGGTGGTCCGGGTGGCGACGGCGGCGCCGGTGGAGCTGTCGGCGGCCGACGACACGTTGCCGTTGGCCGCCAAGGATCCCCAGCGGGTCGCGGAGCTGGCCGCGGCCTACGGGGTCGGCTCGTCGATCGGCCGCCTGCAGAAGGCCCTGGACTCGTTGCCGGGCTGAGCGGCTACTTGGGCCGACCCACCTCGTAGGTGCCCTCGTCGTCCTGGAAGGTCACCGTCACTTGGCGTTTGGTGCCGTCGATGCTGACCTCGCAGGTGAAGGTCGAGTT
This DNA window, taken from Mycolicibacterium sp. MU0050, encodes the following:
- a CDS encoding nuclear transport factor 2 family protein, whose product is MHPWELSAREHIRDTLARYTWSGDSGRVEELAATFCLDGVLEIRGEPPLQGRAAIIERLTAVAAAAPADTAVRRIVRHNLANIRFTEITPERARVSSYFTVFTEIGLDHYGRYRDDLVPVEEPDGTAWLIRHRFVSTDWSAPNSTMAG
- a CDS encoding 5'-3' exonuclease — translated: MVSDSAGRVVLLDGASMWFRSFFGLPSSLKAPDGRPVNAVRGFFDAVATVITQQRPSRLVVCLDLDWRPQWRVDLVPSYKAHRVEVETPGPAPDIEEVPDELTPQVEMIFELLDAFGIVTGGAAGYEADDVLGTLAARERRDPVVVVSGDRDLLQVVADDPVPVRVLYLGRGLARATLFGPVEVAEKFGLPVERAGAGYAELALLRGDPSDGLPGVPGIGEKTAATLLSQHGSLAGIVDAAQDPKSGMAKGIRAKLAAAQDYLSAAEPVVRVATAAPVELSAADDTLPLAAKDPQRVAELAAAYGVGSSIGRLQKALDSLPG